One region of Thunnus albacares chromosome 8, fThuAlb1.1, whole genome shotgun sequence genomic DNA includes:
- the tmem116 gene encoding transmembrane protein 116 translates to MLEGIFTNSSETNTTRAQDWTEVYEVVRWIQLLMALLSTLGSGSIIACVMSQRLSRKPELQPLFLLSVSDLLLALCWLIGAALFSQRCSSLNSHCYHLQTVEQVLYMTSFFYTLNYVWNLYTGIREKFYSCMDGYPVQFSNRVSTAGKITALLSGVFPVLLMTPVFIQGNISQCQTNFSQPYRCLLMHTGALYLTSEHQQPIRACSLLHTYCISIFLTTFSLTLIGIMVLMGKARRIYRRVVTSNGYLGNQQRASFRVFDRRMLLYPMIFVLCWGPAVGLAFMRLVKPSAAQGEAGVVLYISQAFTSASQGFLNCLVYGWTCGLLRRAGRTVLSRDVDTQTPLLRSQKKRSYQTLCTTS, encoded by the exons ATGCTGGAGGGGATTTTTACCAACAGCTCAGAGACGAACACTACCAGAGCCCAGGACTGGACGGAG GTGTATGAAGTCGTCAGGTGGATCCAGCTGCTCATGGCTCTGCTCAG CACTCTGGGCTCAGGCTCCATCATCgcctgtgtgatgtcacagagacTCAGCCGGAAGCCGGAG ctgcagcctcTGTTCCTGCTCAGCGTGTCTGACCTGCTGCTCGCCCTCTGCTGGCTGATCGGAGCTGCTCTGTTCTCTCAACGCTGCAGCAGCCTGAACTCACACTGCTACCACCTGCAAACTGTGGAACAG gTTCTGTACATGACCTCCTTCTTCTACACACTCAACTACGTGTGGAACCTCTACACAGGAATCAGGGAGAAGTTCTACAGCTGCATGGATGGATATCCTGTACAG TTTTCCAACAGAGTGAGCACCGCCGGCAAAATCACTGCGCTGCTTTCAGG tgtgtttccTGTCCTGCTGATGACACCAGTGTTTATACAAGGAAACATCAGCCAATGCCAAACCAACTTCAGTCAGCCCTACAG GTGTCTGCTGATGCACACCGGAGCGCTGTACCTGACCTCAGAGCaccagcagccaatcagagcctGCAGCCTGCTGCACACCTACTGCATCTCCATCTTCCTCACCACCTTCTCCCTCACACTGATCGGCATCATG GTGCTCATGGGAAAAGCCCGTCGTATCTACCGGCGTGTTGTGACATCAAATGGTTACCTAGGCAACCAGCAGCGGGCCTCTTTCCGTGTGTTTGACCGGCGGATGCTCCTGTACCCGATGATTTTCGTCCTCTGCTGGGGTCCAG CGGTTGGTCTGGCGTTCATGCGGTTGGTGAAGCCCTCCGCAGCTCAGGGCGAGGCCGGGGTCGTCCTCTACATATCACAG GCTTTCACCTCGGCCTCTCAGGGTTTCCTCAACTGTCTGGTTTACGGATGGACGTGTGGACTTCTCCGCAGAGCCGGCAGGACAGTTTTATCTCGAGACGTGGACACTCAGACACCTCTGCTGcgatcacagaagaagagaagctaCCAGACTCTGTGCACCACCAGCTGA